The Bacteroidota bacterium genome includes a region encoding these proteins:
- a CDS encoding GNAT family N-acetyltransferase — protein sequence MELFDFKFKLFSTEIDISEFDCKDADINAFLRDDALNYQRQLMANTYVFTKGETGKEKVVAFFCISNDCLNDLYDNSAFNKLHRKIKLPNEKRIRQYPAVKVGRLGVDNKYHGTGISYQLMDFIKGYSIMDSKPACRLLLLDAYNKPKQLSFYAKNGFEFLLSTGVEDKTRIMYFDLLTLH from the coding sequence TTGGAGCTTTTTGATTTCAAATTCAAATTATTTTCAACAGAAATTGATATTTCTGAGTTTGACTGTAAAGATGCAGACATAAATGCATTTTTAAGAGATGACGCCCTAAACTACCAAAGACAATTGATGGCAAACACATATGTGTTTACAAAAGGTGAAACAGGAAAAGAGAAGGTAGTAGCTTTTTTCTGTATCTCAAATGATTGTTTGAATGATCTTTATGATAATAGCGCTTTTAATAAGCTTCACAGGAAAATAAAACTTCCTAATGAAAAAAGAATTAGACAGTACCCTGCTGTAAAAGTTGGTAGGTTAGGTGTTGATAATAAATATCATGGAACTGGAATTTCTTATCAGTTGATGGATTTTATCAAGGGTTACTCAATAATGGATTCTAAACCTGCTTGTAGGTTATTACTATTGGATGCCTACAATAAACCTAAACAGCTATCCTTTTATGCAAAAAATGGTTTTGAATTTCTTTTATCAACAGGTGTTGAAGATAAAACCAGAATAATGTATTTCGACTTGCTTACGCTTCACTAA
- a CDS encoding T9SS type A sorting domain-containing protein produces MRNKLLIITFFIAYGFIQNPLSAQIVFLVNSPASVAGTYPITFVDNTWGIDMATAPMVCGTLVVVRDNTTGDSLGCNPLINSAQVNGKIAVVYRGSCQFGKKAYQAQLAGAIAVIIVNNVTGGPIGMAAGDDGPFVTIPTIMIGMEDGALLRPHINAGTVNACIGTQFGLYPNDIGISSKDVLKAKSFSIPSLLAQTSADFSIPLGAWVVNYGTNNQTGVSLSSLVRLGANVLYNQTSSAYSINSGDSVFIPLPAFSQPSYNPGYYTHTYSVTSSVTDDFPNNNNDLKFNFWINNSIYSKTRIDSVSLQPISTTHTKANSSSNWRWCIYMDDNNLNRVQVDSISFSSTTPAGISLLGKTVITELYQWNQSFNDIFLVDQEYYDYTQDLQGQFVTSNFASPVILNSNTKYMACLNLYDQDINVGYDNQSNYALNAATNNDLNSNFPVYANNTWYTGFAGNPVPSIIVHTSSSLPNADFTANQTSVCTGNQVAFTSTSTGSITSYSWNFGAGAFPASATGVGPHNVSYSTAGNKTISLTINGSSGSDVETKNNYISVLPTPAQPGAISGSINVCEGNTESYSIAPVAGAINYTWNLPSGWNGSSSTSSISTTTGSASGTIQVTANNSCGSSAAQTLNVSSNPTVNAGISIAANNTIICAGEMVTFTATPINGGTAPIYQWKLNGANAGTNSNVFSSPSFNNGDVVSCEMTSNAPCVMGSPAMSAALTISVVSSITPTLGISTDANPACVGSLVTFTSSQTGGGTTPAYQWKLNGSNVGTNSNTYSSSALNNGDEIECTMTSSSSCATVSTVNSNTIVMSMLSSAATSVSISASANSACAGSTIIFTATPVNGGTSPAYQWKLNGSNVGANSNTYSNSALVNNDNVTCEITSSLSCASNPTAVSNTVTMSIDQVVAASVAIAADVNPVCPAAPVVFTATPNNGGSSPAYQWMVNGSSVVGNGATYSNSTLANGNNITCSMLSNANCVTNSPAISNNVSMSIHPNPAIPAITPSNNILVSSTGNSYQWSWNGIVISGSNSQLYTATLDGDYTVTITDANGCSATSGIYTLNTSSIEKINQNSKVEIYPNPSSGLFTLLSEDLNGKTELKVYNLLGECVKSEQIEVSGKLEYSLDISEMAPGVYNLTIQNNNTLINNKIIKN; encoded by the coding sequence ATGAGAAACAAACTACTTATCATTACTTTTTTTATTGCATACGGATTTATTCAAAATCCTTTATCTGCACAAATTGTATTTCTTGTAAATTCACCTGCAAGTGTGGCTGGGACTTATCCCATTACTTTTGTCGATAACACATGGGGAATTGATATGGCCACAGCACCTATGGTTTGTGGCACATTGGTAGTTGTAAGAGATAATACAACAGGAGATTCCTTAGGATGCAACCCTTTGATTAATTCAGCACAAGTCAACGGAAAAATAGCGGTTGTTTACCGTGGCTCATGCCAATTTGGAAAGAAAGCTTATCAAGCTCAATTAGCTGGTGCAATTGCGGTTATTATTGTAAATAATGTAACTGGAGGACCTATAGGCATGGCAGCTGGAGATGATGGGCCATTTGTAACCATACCTACAATTATGATAGGTATGGAGGATGGAGCCTTGTTAAGGCCTCATATTAATGCAGGAACTGTTAATGCGTGTATTGGAACCCAGTTTGGACTTTATCCAAATGACATTGGTATTTCCAGTAAAGATGTATTAAAAGCCAAGAGTTTTTCCATTCCCAGTTTATTGGCTCAGACTAGTGCCGACTTTTCTATTCCCTTAGGCGCCTGGGTAGTTAATTATGGTACAAATAATCAAACAGGTGTATCCCTATCCTCTTTAGTGAGGTTAGGAGCAAATGTATTATACAACCAAACATCCTCTGCCTATTCAATTAATTCCGGAGACAGTGTTTTTATTCCTTTACCCGCTTTTTCTCAACCTTCTTATAACCCTGGGTACTATACCCATACCTATTCTGTTACCTCCAGTGTGACAGATGATTTTCCCAACAATAATAATGATCTGAAATTTAACTTTTGGATCAACAATTCCATTTATTCAAAAACCAGGATAGATTCTGTTAGTTTACAGCCTATTTCAACAACCCATACTAAGGCTAATTCTTCAAGTAATTGGAGATGGTGCATTTATATGGATGATAATAATTTAAACAGGGTTCAGGTAGATTCAATTTCTTTTAGCAGTACCACTCCTGCTGGTATTTCACTTCTTGGTAAAACTGTAATTACAGAATTATACCAATGGAATCAGTCTTTTAATGATATTTTTTTAGTTGATCAGGAATATTATGATTATACCCAGGATTTACAGGGGCAGTTTGTAACTTCAAATTTTGCCTCCCCTGTAATATTGAACAGTAACACTAAATATATGGCTTGTTTGAATCTATATGATCAGGATATAAATGTAGGTTATGACAATCAGTCAAACTATGCTTTAAATGCTGCAACCAATAATGATTTGAATTCAAATTTTCCTGTATATGCGAATAATACCTGGTATACCGGATTTGCAGGAAATCCGGTTCCCTCAATAATAGTTCATACTTCCTCCTCGTTGCCGAATGCTGATTTTACTGCCAATCAAACCAGTGTTTGTACTGGAAACCAGGTAGCATTTACCAGTACATCAACAGGATCAATTACTTCCTATTCCTGGAATTTTGGTGCCGGAGCCTTCCCTGCCTCAGCAACAGGTGTGGGACCCCATAATGTTAGTTATTCTACAGCAGGAAATAAAACAATAAGCCTTACAATAAATGGGTCCTCTGGTTCAGACGTAGAAACTAAGAACAATTACATTTCGGTATTGCCAACCCCAGCTCAGCCAGGTGCCATTTCCGGAAGTATAAATGTATGCGAAGGGAATACTGAGAGTTATTCCATAGCACCGGTTGCTGGAGCCATTAATTATACCTGGAACCTGCCTTCGGGATGGAATGGTTCTTCTTCTACTTCATCTATTTCTACCACAACAGGTAGTGCAAGCGGCACAATTCAAGTTACTGCTAATAATTCTTGTGGAAGCAGTGCTGCTCAAACTTTAAATGTTTCTTCAAATCCCACAGTAAATGCAGGTATTTCGATTGCTGCCAACAATACAATAATATGTGCAGGGGAAATGGTTACATTTACTGCTACCCCCATTAATGGAGGTACAGCACCTATCTATCAATGGAAGTTAAACGGAGCAAATGCAGGAACAAACAGCAATGTTTTTTCTTCCCCATCCTTTAATAATGGAGATGTTGTAAGTTGTGAAATGACCTCTAATGCACCCTGTGTAATGGGATCGCCAGCAATGTCTGCTGCATTAACCATCAGTGTGGTTTCTTCAATAACTCCAACACTGGGTATATCAACAGATGCAAACCCTGCATGCGTTGGTTCTCTGGTTACTTTCACATCTTCTCAAACAGGTGGAGGAACAACTCCTGCATACCAATGGAAACTTAATGGAAGCAATGTTGGGACAAACAGTAACACTTACTCCAGTTCTGCCCTGAATAATGGTGACGAAATTGAATGTACAATGACTTCTTCTTCAAGCTGTGCCACTGTTTCTACTGTTAATTCAAATACCATCGTTATGAGTATGTTGTCTTCTGCTGCCACAAGTGTAAGTATTAGTGCAAGTGCTAATTCTGCCTGTGCGGGAAGTACTATTATTTTTACTGCTACTCCTGTGAACGGGGGAACAAGCCCAGCTTATCAGTGGAAATTAAATGGAAGTAATGTGGGAGCAAATAGCAATACGTATTCAAATAGTGCTTTGGTTAATAATGATAATGTAACTTGTGAAATCACTTCTTCTCTTAGTTGTGCTTCAAATCCAACAGCTGTTTCAAATACAGTTACTATGAGCATTGACCAGGTTGTTGCAGCAAGTGTTGCTATTGCAGCGGATGTTAACCCGGTTTGTCCGGCAGCACCTGTGGTTTTTACAGCCACTCCTAATAATGGTGGTTCCTCTCCGGCATATCAATGGATGGTAAATGGAAGTAGTGTTGTTGGAAATGGTGCTACTTATTCCAATTCAACCCTGGCAAATGGGAACAATATCACCTGCTCAATGCTGTCCAATGCTAATTGTGTTACAAATTCTCCTGCTATCTCAAACAATGTAAGCATGAGCATTCATCCCAACCCTGCAATACCCGCTATTACCCCAAGCAATAATATTCTTGTTTCATCTACAGGAAATTCTTATCAATGGTCTTGGAACGGAATTGTAATAAGTGGTTCAAACTCACAATTATACACGGCAACCTTAGATGGAGATTATACTGTTACCATTACCGATGCTAATGGTTGTAGTGCAACCTCCGGTATTTACACCCTAAATACAAGTAGCATTGAGAAAATAAACCAGAATAGTAAGGTTGAGATCTATCCAAATCCTAGCAGCGGGCTATTTACTCTTTTATCTGAAGATTTAAATGGCAAAACCGAATTAAAGGTTTATAATTTATTGGGAGAATGTGTTAAGTCCGAACAAATAGAAGTTTCAGGAAAATTAGAATATAGTTTGGATATCTCTGAAATGGCCCCTGGTGTTTATAATCTTACTATTCAAAACAACAACACCCTTATAAACAATAAAATAATTAAGAATTAG